The Thermococcus sp. genome window below encodes:
- a CDS encoding DUF2283 domain-containing protein, producing the protein MSEVKRKFKPIDYDPIVDSLFVSVPDRQYKYSIMVGDDLILDFGMLPGRNKIDVVGFELLEASKKFGVDKYVLWNIKSLHAEINVNEKWVRLKLSIVALQHKKERKSNKILEVANSGIPPLASSITV; encoded by the coding sequence ATGAGCGAGGTCAAGAGGAAGTTTAAGCCCATTGATTATGACCCCATCGTTGATTCGTTGTTTGTTAGCGTTCCGGATAGGCAGTATAAGTACTCAATCATGGTTGGAGACGACCTCATCTTGGATTTCGGCATGTTGCCAGGTAGGAATAAGATTGACGTGGTTGGGTTTGAGCTGTTGGAAGCCTCGAAGAAGTTTGGTGTTGACAAGTATGTGCTTTGGAACATTAAGAGCCTCCATGCTGAGATAAATGTTAATGAGAAGTGGGTTAGGCTGAAGCTTTCTATCGTTGCCCTCCAGCATAAGAAGGAGCGGAAGAGCAATAAAATACTTGAGGTGGCCAACTCGGGCATTCCACCGCTAGCTTCTTCAATTACTGTCTGA
- a CDS encoding secondary thiamine-phosphate synthase enzyme YjbQ: MAVFTGELRFSTMGEIDLVDITGEVEKVVRESGIKNGHALVFVPGATGAIVTIEHESGLLEDFKRILRELVPKGRGYLHDRIDDNAHSHLRATLLGASECFPVVDGRLVRGTWQQIFFVELDVRPRHRRVVVQVVGE; the protein is encoded by the coding sequence ATGGCCGTCTTTACCGGGGAGCTACGCTTCTCCACCATGGGTGAGATAGACCTCGTGGACATAACGGGGGAAGTCGAGAAGGTCGTGAGAGAGAGTGGAATAAAAAACGGCCATGCCCTCGTCTTCGTGCCCGGGGCGACGGGTGCGATAGTCACGATAGAACACGAGAGTGGTCTCTTGGAGGACTTTAAGAGAATCCTGAGGGAGCTTGTTCCTAAGGGAAGGGGATACCTTCACGACAGAATCGATGATAACGCCCACAGCCATCTGAGGGCCACTCTCCTCGGAGCTAGCGAATGCTTCCCTGTCGTTGACGGCCGTCTCGTGAGGGGAACGTGGCAGCAGATATTCTTCGTTGAACTTGATGTCAGGCCGAGGCACAGGAGGGTCGTGGTGCAGGTCGTTGGGGAGTAA